The DNA window GAGCTGCCCTTCCACCTCGCGGTCAGCGTGCGGCGCATCCTGACCGGTTTCCTGCTCGGCGCGGCCCCCGCCGTGGCTCTGGGGCTGGTCATGGGGTTGAACCGCCGCGCGCGCGCGGCCCTGATGCCGGTGGTCACGGCCATCTACCCCATCCCGAAGATCGCCGTCTACCCGCTGATCATCTTCTACCTGGGCATCGGCGAAGCTTCGAAGGTGAGCATCGTGGCCCTCTCCATCTTCTTCCTCGTCCTCCTCAACACCATGGCGGGCGTGATGGGGCTGGACCGGGTGTACTTCAACATCGCCCGGGCCTACGGCGCGGATGCCAGGAGCATCTTCCGCACCGTGGCCTGGCCGGGAGCGCTGCCGGCGATCTTTACCGGGCTGAAGCTGGGGATGGGGTTCGCTCTCATCGTCATCGTCGGCGCGGAACTGCTCGGATCCGACGCCGGGATCGGCTTCATGATCTGGCAGGCCTACCAGATCTTCGACGTGGAGAAGATGTTTGCCGGGTTGCTGGTCACCGCGGCGCTGGGCTGGGGGGCGACGATGGCCCTGGACGCCGTCGAGCGCCGCGCGCTCCCGTGGCGGCCATGGGGGCAGCTGTAGCCGCGGCCCGGCCGCCCTGGTGGACCGTCTGGTGGCGGGCGGTGCGTCCCTTCGCCTTCAGCGCCTCCGTCACCCCCGTGCTGGTCGGCACCGCGGCGGCGATCTACCACGGGCCGTTCCATCCCGGGCTGTTCCTGGCCACCCTCGCCGCGGCGATGGCGATCCACGCGGCGACGAACCTGGTCAACGACTACTACGACTACGTGCGCGGGGTGGACGCCGGTCAACCCATCGGCCCCGGCGGCGCGATCCAGCAGGGACTGCTCTCGCCGCGCGCCGTCCTCCGTGGCGCCCTCGTGCTCTTCGCGGCGGCAGGCCTGCTGGGCCTGTGGCTGGTTGCGGTGCGGGGGTGGCCCGTCCTGCTCATCGGCGCGCTCAGCGTGTTGGCCGGCTACGCCTACACCGGCGGCCCGCTGCCGCTGGGGTATCTCGGCCTGGGCGACTTCACCGTCTTCGTCTTCATGGGCCTGGTGATCGTCGGCGGCGCCTACTACGTGCAGACGGGAGGCGTCTCCGCGACGGCGGTGTGGGCGGCGCTGCCCCTGGCCGCGCTGGTGGACGGTATCCTGGTGGTGAACAACCTGCGCGATCTGGACAACGACCGGGTCAAGGGCAAGCGCACGCTGGCCACGGTCATCGGACGCGGCGCGACCCGGGCGCACTTCCTGGGGCTCCTCGCCGCGGCCTATCTCTCGCTCCCGGCCGGGACGGTGACCGGCGCGCTGCCGGCGCCGGCGCTGCTGCCGCTGTTGACCCTCCCCTCCGCAGCCCGCCTCTGGCGGGTGGTCCGCACCACCGACGAGGCGCTGGCCCTCACCCTGGGGGGCATCCGCGGCACGGCTCAACTGCACCTGCGGGTCGGACTCCTGCTGGCCGCCGGGCTGCTCCTCGCCAGGCTGTGGTGACCCCCGTTCCCGCGGCGGGGTCTAGGGGGCGATTACCCGCAGGTCGCGAGGCAGGGCGCTGAGGACCACCGGGCCCCGCTCGGTGACGATCACGATCTCCTCCAACCGGACGCCGAACTCCCCCGGCAGGTAGATCCCCGGCTCGACGCTGAAGGCCATGCCGGCCTCGAGCGGCATCTCGTTGGTGTGGGTGACGGAGGGCGGTTCGTGCCCGGAGAGGCCGATGCCGTGGCCGGTGCGGTGGGTGAAGAACCGGCCGTATCCGGCGCGCTCGATCACCCGGCGCGCGGCGAGATCGACCTCCCTGATCGGCGTCCCGGGGCGGATCACCTCGAGGGCGGCGCGCACCGCGTCCTCCACGATCCGGTGGATCTCCCGATAGCGGGGGGAGGGCTCACCCAGATAGGCCATGCGCGTGATGTCGGAGCAGTATCCCTGGTGGCGGCTGCCCAGGTCGTAGAGCACCGGCTCGCCGGAGCGCAGGGCCCGTGGGCCGGTGTGGTGGTGCGGGAAGGCGGAGTTGGGCCCGGAGGCCACGGTGGTGAACGTCACCTCGTCGGCTCCGGCCCGGCGGAACCCCTCTCCGGCGGCATGGGCCACCTCCGCCTCGGTGATCCCGGGCCGGGAGGCGGCGCAGGCGGCCTCCATCGCCGCGTCCGCGGTCCGGGCCGCCTGCCGCAGCGCCTCGATCTCCTCCGCCGACTTCCGCATGCGCAGCGGCGCCAGGACGGTGGAGGCGGGAAGGTAGGAGGCCTCCGGCCAGATGCGCTGCAGGTGCAGCAGGGCGTCGGCGCGCATCGTGTCGCCGACGGCGATCGTGCGCGGGGCCCGGAACTGCCCGCGCACGGCGTAGAGGGCCTTCTCGGGGCCTTCGGCGTCGGTGTAGGTGACGAAGGGTTGTCGGATGTGCCCCTCCGACTGGTGCGCGTTCAGTTCCGGCACCAGGAAGAGCCCGGCCCGGTCGTTCAGGAAGAGATAGCAGGGGCGCTCGTCGGCCAGCGGGGAGAACCCGGTCAGGTATCTCAGGTCGTCGCCCGGAGGGACGGCGAGGAGGGCGATCCCCTGTTCGGCCATCGCCCGGCGGAGGCGGTCCAGACGGGCACCGTAGTCCATGGTGGGGAGATTCGTGCGTCCGGGGGACTCTCCCTGGAGTCGGCGAATGTATTCTGGGTCCCATGCCAGGACGCGCTCCTCGCCCCGCCCTGCCGGCCGCTCCGGCCGAATCCCCCGCCCGGCGGGCGCGCCGCGCCCTGCGCATCGTCGGGCTCCTGAAGGACCGCTACCCCCAGATCCGGATTCCGCTGGCCCACCGCGATCCGTTCCAGCTGCTGGTGGCGACCATCCTGTCGGCGCAGTGCACCGACGCCATGGTCAACCGCGTGACGCCGGTGTTGTTCGAGAAATTCAAGACGCCGCGGGACTTTGCCGCGGCGACGCCCCGGGAGATCGAGCGCCTCGTCAAGCCCACCGGGTTCTTCCGGCAGAAAACCCGCGCCATCCTCGGCATGTGCCGGTCGCTCCTGGAGCGGTTCGGCGGCCGCGTTCCGCTGACGATGGACGAGCTCGTCACCCTGGAGGGCGTCGGGCGCAAGACGGCCAATGTCGTCCTCTCGGCCAAACGGCTGGAGCCCTGGGGCGGCGGCGACGATCCCGCCGACGGCCTGGGCATCGTCGTCGATACCCACGTCCGGCGTCTCAGCCAGCGCCTCGGCCTGGCCAGCACCGACGACCCGGAGAAGATCGAGCAGGAGTTGATGAGGATCATCCCCCGGCCGGAGTGGGCCGGCTTCTCGCTCCGCCTGATCCACTTCGGCCGCGAGGTCTGCACGGCGCGGAATCCCGGATGCGGCGACTGCCCCCTGCGGCCGCACTGTCCTTCGGCGCCGTACCGCGGAGCGCCGCCGTGGATGCGGCGCTCCCGCCCTGCGACTCCACCAGGGAGGAGACGATGATCGATCTGGACCGGGTCTACGCCCACATCGACGAACATTTCGGGCGCCACCTCGACCGCGTGCAGGATTTCGTGCGTCAGCCCAGCATCAGCGGCGAGGGCGTCGGCATGCAGGAGATGGCCGAGCTGGTCGCTTCCGCCATCCGGAACCTGGGCGGGCAGAGCCGGATCATCCCCACCGCCGGATGGCCGGTGGTCTACGGCGAGCTGGACCAGGGCGCGCCGCGCACCCTGCTGCTCTACGGGATGTACGACGTCCAGCCCGTGGCCGGCGAGGAGTGGATCGTGCCGCCCTTCGGCGGCCAGGTCGTGGACGACTTCGAGGGGCTCGGCCCCTGTCTGGTGAATCGCGGCGCGGCGAACCAGAAGGGTCCCCTCGCCGGAGCCTTCAACGCCCTGGCCAGTGTGCAGGCCGTGGCCGGGAAACTGCCCGTCAACGTCAAGTTCGTGGTGGAGGGCGAGGAAGAGCTGGGCAGCCGCCACCTGCCGGAGTTCATCGCCCGCCACAAAGACCTCCTGCGGGCCGACGGGACCTACTTTCCCGCCTTTGCCCAGGACCGCAGGGGGAAGCCGATCCTCTGGCTCGGGGTGAAGGGGATCCTCTTCTTCGAGATGGTCTCGCGCGGCGGCGAGTGGGGCGGGCCGACCACCCGCGGCATCCACGGCAGCCAGGGGGCCTGGATCGCCAGTCCGGTGTGGCGGATGATTCACGCCCTGAAGACGATGACCTCCCCCGACGAGCGCCTGACCATCGACGGCATCTACGACAACGTCCGACCCCCGCGGCCGGAAGATGAGGAGGTCCTGGCGGCCCTGGCCCAAACCTTCGACCCGGAGGTGGTCCTGAAAGGCAACGATGTGCGGCGCTTCAAGCACGATCTGACCGGTGTCGATCTGCTCCGGCGCTACCTGTTCGATCCGATCCTGAACATCGACGGCATCGCCGGCGGGCACTACGGGCCCGGGACCAAGACGCTGCTGCCCCACGAGGTGCGGGTCAAGATGCACGTGCGCCTGGTGCCGGAGATGGAGCCCGACGAGGTTCGGGCCAAACTGCAGGCCCATCTCCGCAAGATCGGCTGCGCCGATTTCGAGGTGCACTACGAGGAAGGGTACCCCTGGGCGCGGATGAGTCACCGGGCGCCGATCTCCCAGGCGATGATCCGCACCCTGCGCTCCTTCGGCCACGAGCCCGAGATCTGGCCGAACATCGCCGGCTCGGCGCCCTTCTACCTGTTCCAGCGGGTGCTGGGACAGCCGTTCACGATGGGCGGGATGGGCCACGGCGGCCGGCAACACAGCCCAAACGAGTACGCGACGGTGGAGGGAATCCGGCTCTTCGAGAAGTCCGTGGCCCGCTTCCTCTACGAGTTCGCCGCGATCCGGGAGTGACACCGCCGCCCGCAAACGTGCCCCTTGCCCCGGCGGGCGGCCCGTCATATAATCCGGCCTAAGTCTACGAAAATAGTCGAATACGATCGGCTCTTGTACTCATCCGGTACGGGCCAGGCGCCGTCCGTACGAAATTCGCACAGGAGGTGAGTGAGCCTTGAAATTGCTCTATATCCTGCCGGGCAGCCTGTCCCGCACCGACCTGGGCCGGCGCGAGGTCGACCGGCGCCTGGCCATCCTCCGGCGCCTGGCCGCGCCCGGTACGGAGGTGGAGATCACCGACGTGCCGGAGGGGCCGGCCTCGATTGAGTCGGCCTACGAGGAGTATCTGTCCGTTCCCGGTACCCTGCAGAAAGTGCAGGAAGCGGCGCGCCAGGGGATGGATGCGGCGATCATCGGCTGTTTCGGCGACCCCGGCGTGGATGCGGCGCGCGAGCTGGTGGAGATGCTCGTCGTCGGCCCCGCGGAGAGCGGGATGCTTTTCGCCTGCACGCTGGGGCACCGTTTCTCCGTGGTCACCGTGCTCGACTCGGTGGTCGCCCCGCTGCGTCACCTCGCCCACCGCATCGGCGTGGCCGAGAAACTGGCCTCCGTGCGGGCGGTGGATATCCCGGTGCTCGAACTCAACACGGACCGCGCGCGCAGCGTATCCAGGATGATCGCTTTGGGCCGCCGGGCCGTGGAAGAGGACGGCGCCGACGCCCTGGTGCTGGGGTGCATGAGCATGGGATTCCTGGAGGCGCACGCCGAGATCGCCTCGGCGGTGGGGGTGCCGGTGGTCAACCCGGTGTACGCCGCGCTGCGCATGGCGGAGGCGCTGCACGGGGCGGGGCTGCGCCACAGCAAGCGGGCCTATCCGGTGCCGCCGAAGTTGCGGACGATGCCGGTGGGTTAGGGTGCGGTCGGTGATAGCGGGGTGACCGCCGTCCCGCCGGCGGCGCCCCGAGGGTTCCCGTTTTGGCGGAGGAAGGACGTCCACTCGAAGGGGGGATGGGATCATGACACGAGGCTGGTGGCGTATCGCAACGGTCACCGTGGGCCTGGCGTTGATCTTCGGCGCGGCGGCGTCAGGCCAGGCTCCCGACCGCCGCGTGCGGGAGCTGGTCCTGCTGACCCGGCCCCAGGCCGTCGATCCCCGGGAGTTCGAGACGGCGCGGTTCCTGGCGCCCGAGTTCGAGAAACTCGGCCTCAAGGTCTCCGTGCGCGTCATGCCCTGGGAGCAGATGGCGGACCTGGTCTGGTACAGTCGGGACAAGTGGGACATGACGATGTGGCAGATGGTGGGGCGGCCGGAGCGCTCCGATCCGGATGAATTCGCCATGAACCTGTTCCACTCCTCGACGGCGGAGAAGGGCTATAACTTTGTGGGCTACCGGAACCGGACCTACGACAGCATCGCCGAAGCGCAGCGGATCAAGACCGACCTCAAGACGCGCCAGCAGCTCATCCGCGAGGCTCAGAAGATCATCGCCCGCGACGTGCCCTACATCTTTCTGGTCTTCCCGGAGAGCACCTACGTCTACAACAACACCGTCTGGGATCCGAAGACCATCGTCGATCAGAAGGGGATCGGGATCAAGAACTTCTGGACCTTTATCCAGGCCAGACCGCTGGGCGGCCAGCAGGACATGATCCTGAACTACCCCGATCCGCTGCAGGCGATCAACCCGCTGTTCATCAGCGGCGCCGCCGACTCCTGGGTCACCGAGCTGATCTGGGACCGGCTCTTCCGCGTCGGTCCGGACGGGCTGCCGCGGCCCTGGGCGGCGGAAAAGGCGGACTGGGTGGATTCGGTCACGCTGGATGTGACCCTGCGGCGCGGGATGAAGTGGCACGACGGTCGCCCGGTGACCGCCGACGACGTCATCTTTTCCTTCACCGCGCCCATGGGCGACGAGGTCCCCATGTACAAGCCCTTCGTCCGCAACATCGAGCGGATCGAGAAGCGCTCGGACACGGTGCTGCGCTTCGTCCTGCGGGAGCCCTACGCGCCGTTCCTGATCGCCAGCCTGGCCAAACTCAACATCATTCCGAAGCACGTCTGGGAGCCGGTCCTGGCCGACCTGGCCCGGAAGCCGGAGAACGCGGAGTCCTACCAGGAGCAGACGCCCATCGGCTCCGGGCCCTTCAGGTTCGTGCAGTGGAAGAAGCCGGAGGAGGTGATCCTGGAAGCGGTGCCCGACCACTTCGCCGCGCCGAAGATGCGCCGCTGGATCCTGCGCATCATTCCCAACGTGGAGGCGGCTCTGGGCGGGCTGCGCCAGGGCCAGATCAACTTCCTCTCGGGCTACACCGGCGATCCGCAGCTGCTGGACCGCCTGGTCAAGGAGAACCGCCAGCTCACGCTCGTGTCCACGATGGACGTCGGCATGCGGTTCCTGGCCTTCAACCTGCGCCGGCCGCCCTTTGACGACGTGGCGTTCCGCCAGGCGCTGAACATGGCCACCAACAAGCGGGCCATCCGTTCCGTGGTCTGGAAGGGGTTTGCGTCCATCGCCGACTCCTTCGTCTCGCCCGCCCTGGAGTTCTGGTACAACCCGGAGATCCCCAAGTGGACGTACAACATCCAGGCGGCGCGGGAGCACCTGGCCAAAGCCGGCTACAGCTGGGACCGCGAGGGCCGGCTCCTCTATCCGGCGGGCAAAGTCGAAACCCTGAAGTAGTATCGCCCGGGGCGGGGGCGCAGGCCCCCGCCCCGCCGCGCCGACATGAAGCGTCTGACCTTCGTCTTCAGCCGCCTCGTCCAGACCCTGCTGGTGCTGCTGGTGGTGGCGACCATTCTGTTCTTGATCTTCCGGCTGATGCCGGGCGACCCCCTGGTCGCCTACCTGGACCCCACCTTCACCGAGGAGATGGCCCAGGCGTTGCGGCGGCAGTTCGGGCTGGACCGGCCGCTCCACATCCAGTACCTGGTCTTCCTGCGGAACACGGTGCAGGGCGAGTTCGGCCACTCCTTTTTCACGCGCGAACCGGTGGCCCGGGTGATCTGGACCGTCCTGCCCAACACCCTGGCGCTGACCCTGGCCGCCCTGGTCCTGGCCTACGCCCTGGGCGTCGTCGCGGGGGCCGTGCTCGCCGCCCGGCGGGGGACGCCCCTGGAGCACTGGGGGATTCCCCTGGTCCTGGCCACGCGGGCCGCGCCGGAGTTCTGGGTGGGCATGCTGGCCCTGGCCGTGTTCAGCTTCTCCCTGCGCTGGTTCCCCTTCGGCGGAGCGACCAGCCCGGGGAGCCTCTATCCCTCGATCTGGGCCCAGCTGTTCTCGCTGGACTTCCTGCACCACCTGGCGCTGCCGGCCCTGACCCTGGCCCTCTATCTGCAGGGGCTGCCCACGTTGTTGATGCGCAACGCGATGCTCGAGGTGATGGACGAGGACTTCATCACCTTCTGCCGTATGCGCGGGCTGCCGGAGCGGACGATCCTTCTGCGCCATGCCGCGCGCAACGCCCTGCTCCCCGTGGTCACGGCCTTCGCCCTGGGCATCGGCTACTCCATCGGCGGCAACGTGATCATCGAGACCGTCTTCAGCTGGCCGGGGCTCGGCCGCACCCTGGTGCGCGCCGTGGCCGCCAAGGACTACCCCGTGGCCCAGGCCGCCTTCCTGATGATCGCCGCCGTCATGATCGCCATGAACTTTGCGGCCGACCTGCTCTACGGCCTGCTCGATCCGCGGGTGAGCGATGAGCGACGCTGAGCGCGCCCTGACCCTGCCGCCCCGGTGGGCCCAGGCCGCCGCCACCTGGCGCGAGGCGCTGCAGACGCTGGTAATCGTGGCCCGGCGGGACCGCTTCGCCCTGGCCGGTCTCCTGGTCTACCTGGTCTTCCTGATGGTGGCCCTGCTGGCGCCGGCGCTGGCCCCCTACGATCCCCTGGCGCTGAACTACCTGCCCGACGGCGAGGTGGCGGCCAACCTGCCCCCCTCACCGGCGCACCCCCTGGGGACGACGAACCTGGGCCGCGACATCTTCTCGCAGCTGCTCTACGGCGCCCGGGCCGCGCTCATCGTGGGGTTCGTGGCCGCCCTGGGGGTGGTGATCCTGGGCACGGTCGTCGGCCTGGTCGCCGGCTACTACGGCGGTTGGATCGATGCCCTGCTCATGCGGGCGGCGGATGTGGCCTTCGGTATTCCCTTTCTGCCCATGGCCATTGTGCTCGTGGCCTTCCTCGGTCCCAGCCTCTGGAACGTGGTCCTGGTCATGGTGCTGCTGCTGTGGCGCGACACCGGTCGCATCATCCGGGCCCAGGTGCTCACCCTGCGCGAACGCTCCTACGTGGAGTCGGCGCGGGTGCTGGGCGCCGGGCACGCCCGGACGATGTTCGTGCACATCGCGCCCAACGTGCTGCCGCTGTCGTTCCTCTACGGGTCGCTGGCCATCGGCTGGGCCATTCTCACGGAGGCAAGCATCAGTTTCCTGGGCTTCGGCGACCCCAACGTCATCTCGTGGGGATTCATGTTGCAGGACGCCTACAACTCCCAGGCCCTGGCCCGACAGGCCTTTCACTGGTTCGTGCCGCCCGGGGTGTGCATCATGCTCACGGTGATGGCGGGGTTCTTCATCAGCCGCGGATACGAGGAACTGCTCTTTCCGCGCCTGCGGAGGCGCTGACCATGGCGTGGCTCGAGGTGGAAGGCCTGTCCGTCGAGTACCAGACGCTCCACGGCGTGGTCCGGGCGGTCCGGGGCGTCAGCCTGGCCCTCCCGGCGGGGCGCGCCCTGGGGCTGGTCGGGGAGAGCGGCTGCGGCAAGACCACCCTGGCCCGGGCGCTGATCGGCGTGCTGCCGCGCGGAGCGCGGGTGACCGGCGGAGCGGTGCGCATGGAGGGGACCGACCTGCTGAGTCTCCCGCCCGCACAGCTCAACGAGTACCGCTGGCGCCGCATCGCCATGGTGCCCCAGGCGGCGATGGACAGCCTCGATCCGGTGCAGCGCGTCGGCGACCAGATGGTGGAGACCATGGTCCTGCGCGGAGGATACACCCGCCGGGGGGCCTGGGCGCGGGCGCGGGAGCTGTTCCTGATGGTCGGGCTGGAGGCGGACCGGCTGCGGCTGTACCCTCACGAACTGTCCGGAGGGATGAAGCAGCGGGCGGTGATCGCCCTGGCGCTGGCCCTGGGACCGCAGCTGCTGATTGCGGACGAACCGGTCACCGCCCTGGACGTGATCGTCCAGCACCAGGTCCTGAGCACGTTGCGCGACCTGCGGCGGGCCCTCAACCTCAGCCTCCTGCTCATCACCCACGACATCTCGGTGGTCGCGCATCTCTGCGACGACGTGGCGGTGATGTATGCCGGCCGCGTCGTCGAGGCCGGACCGGTGGCGGAGGTCTTTACCCGTCCCCGCCACCCGTACACCATGGGGTTGCGCAACGCCTTCCCCAGCCTGCGCGAACACCAGGACCCCCTGGTGCCGATCGAAGGCTATCCCCCCGACCTGGCCGATCCGCCGCGGGGCTGCGCCTTCGCCGCGCGCTGTCCTTTTGCGCTCCCGCGCTGCTGGGAGGAGGATCCGGTTTCGCTTCCCTCCGGGGACGGACGTTCCGCAGCCTGCCATCGGGCCGATGACGCACCCCTGCTCCGCCAGCGCGCCGCCGAGGCCTTTGCGGCGATGGCCGGGGACGAGACACCGGTCGCTCCGCCGGAGGCGACGTGACCGTGGGAGAGGACCGGGATGCCGCTGCTTGAAGTGGAACGGCTTGAGAAGCACTACCCGCTGCACGGCGGGCTGCTGGGCTCCCTCGTCGGCGCCCGGAGGCTTGTGCACGCGGTGAACGGGATCTCCTTTGCGCTCGACGAGGGGGCAAGCTTGGGACTGGCCGGGGAGAGCGGGTGCGGGAAGACCACCACGGCCCGGCTCATCCTGCGGCTGTTGCGCCCCACCGGCGGCGTCATTCGCTTCGCCGGTCGGGACATCGCCGGACTGAACGGCGCCGAACTGCTGGCCTTCCGGCGCCGGGTCCAGTTCGTCTTTCAGAATCCCTACGAGGCGCTCAATCCGCGCTTCACCGTTCTGCGGGCGATGCTGGAGCCGCTGATCATCCACGGGATCGGGACGTCGGCGGGGGACCGGCTCGTCCGCGTGGCGGAGGCGCTGCGGCAGGTGCATCTGAACCCTCCGGAGGCCTTTTTCGCCAAGTTCCCGCACCAGCTGAGCGGCGGCCAGTTGCAGCGCGTGGTCATCGCCCGGGCCCTGCTGGTCGGCCCCGCCCTGCTCGTGGCCGACGAACCCGTTTCCATGCTCGATGTCTCGGTGCGGGCGGGGGTGCTGAACCTGATGCGCGACCTGACCCGGCGCCGCGGGCTGACGACGCTGTACATCTCCCACGATCTGGCGTTGATCCGCTACATGTGCACGACGACCGCGGTGATGTACCTGGGCACCATCTGCGAGATCGGCCCCACGACCGAGGTCATCGAGCGCCCGAAGCACCCCTATACGCAGGCCCTGGTCGCGGCCGTGCCCGATGCCGATCCCAACCGCCCCGTCGCGGCGGTGGAGATCAGGGAGGGGGTGCCGACCCCGCTGCGCCTGCCGCCGGGATGCCCCTTCGCCGACCGCTGCCCGCAGGTCATGGAGGTCTGCCGGCGCCTCCGGCCGCAGCTGCAGCCGGTGGAGGGAGTGCGGGTGGCGTGTCACCTCTACGGAGGAGCGCACTGATGCGAAACCAGGGCGGGCTGGACCCGCTGGACATCGAGATCATCCGCGCCCTGCAGCGCGACGGCCGGACCCCCTACAGCACCCTGGCCGGGCAGCTCGGGGTGGCCGAAGGGACCATCCGCAAGCGCGTGGCGCGCCTTCTGGCCGAGGGCTACCTGCGCATCGTCGGCGTGGCCGCGCCCTTCAAGGTCGGGATGGACGTCGTGGCCATCATCGGGCTGAACGTGGCGCGCCAGCGCCTGACCGGGGCCCTGCGCCGACTCCAGGCCCTGGACGCCGTGCGCTACATCGCCATGACGACCGGCACCTTCGACTTCATCATCGAGGTGGTGCTGCCGAGCACGCAGGACCTCCTGCGCTTCCTGGTCACCGACCTGGCCCGCGTGCCCGGGCTGAACCGCACCGAGACCTCGCTCGTGCTGGAGATCTCTAAACAGAGTTACGACTGGCTGCCGGCGGGCCGGCGCGCGCTCGGCCCGGCCCGGGCGGCCAAGGGAGGGTTCAGGCGGTGACCTACCGCGATCCGCATGAGTCCGTGCTGCTGCAGGATATCTCGCTGGACGCGCCGCGGGAACTGATCCACCGCTTCGCCCGTCTGGTGCGCGAATCCGGGAGCGAAGCGGAGTGGACTGCGGCCCGGGAGGTCGCCGGCCGGCTGGCCGGCTGGGGCATCCCGCACACCGTGCACGAGCCGCTGCTCTACCTGAGCGTCCCGGAGCGGGCGTCGGTGGAGGTCCTCGAGCCCGAACCCAGGACGATTCGGGCGAAGACCCCTTCCTTCTCCGCCTCCACCGACGGCCGTCCGCTCCGGGGTCGTGTCGTCTACCTCCCCTCAAGCCACGGCGTCGCGGCGGATACCTTTGACGCCCCGCTGGGCGAAGCGACGGAGGAGATCCGGGGCCGGATCGCGCTCACCGAGGGGTTTCCTTCTCCGCAGAAGGTGCTGGCCATCCAGCAGCGCGGGGCGGCCGGCATCATTTTCATCCACCCCGGCGAGGCGATCCACGAGATGATCTGCACCACCATCTGGGGGGCCCCGGATCTGGACAGCCTCCCCCGGAAGCCCGCCGTGCCCGTAACCAGCGTGAACCACACCGACGGCGCTCGGCTCGTCGCCCTGTGCCGGAACGGGGGGCTCCAGGTGGCCCTGCAGACCCGGCTGCGCGAAGGCTGGATGCGCTGCCCGGTCGTCGTGGCCGAGATCCCCGGCGCCGACGAACCGGAGGTGTTCCTGCTGGCCCACGGGCACATCGATTCCTGGCACGTGGGAATCGGCGACAACGCCACGGGGGACGCCGCGCTGCTGGAACTGGCCCGCCTCTTCTGGCGCCACCGCGCCCGGCTGCGGCGGTCGTTGCGCGTCGCCTGGTGGCCGGGGCATTCCACCGGCCGCTACGCCGGATCCACCTGGTACGCCGATACCCACGCGCTGGAGCTCGTCGAGCGGTGCCTGGCCCACATGAACATCGATTCGCCGGGATGCCGCTGGGCCACAGCGTACGAGGATATCTCCTGGATGCCGGAGGCCGAGGCGTTCTGTCAGGCCGCGATCCGCGACGCGACCGGGCAGCCCTCGATCGGGGAACGGCCGCACCGCGCCGGCGACTGGTCCTTCAACAACCTGGGCCTCACCGGATTCTACATGCTGTTCAGCACGATGCCCAAGCCCCTGCTGCGGGAGAAGGGATTCTATCCTGTCGGCGGCTGCGGCGGCAACATCGCCTGGCACACCGAGGACGACACCCTGGAGATCTTCGACGAAGCCAACCTGGCCCGGGACCTGCGCGCCTACGTGATCACAATCCTGCGGGCGCTGAACGCGCCCATCCATCCCTTCGACCTGCGGGCGGTGACGCGGGAATTCCACACCACTCTGGCCGCCTATCAGGCGGAC is part of the Armatimonadota bacterium genome and encodes:
- a CDS encoding ABC transporter permease; the encoded protein is MTGRVADRWIAAASPLLLLAVWEILSRTGVLDPRYVPPPSAVLATLVALARSGELPFHLAVSVRRILTGFLLGAAPAVALGLVMGLNRRARAALMPVVTAIYPIPKIAVYPLIIFYLGIGEASKVSIVALSIFFLVLLNTMAGVMGLDRVYFNIARAYGADARSIFRTVAWPGALPAIFTGLKLGMGFALIVIVGAELLGSDAGIGFMIWQAYQIFDVEKMFAGLLVTAALGWGATMALDAVERRALPWRPWGQL
- the menA gene encoding 1,4-dihydroxy-2-naphthoate octaprenyltransferase, translated to MGAAVAAARPPWWTVWWRAVRPFAFSASVTPVLVGTAAAIYHGPFHPGLFLATLAAAMAIHAATNLVNDYYDYVRGVDAGQPIGPGGAIQQGLLSPRAVLRGALVLFAAAGLLGLWLVAVRGWPVLLIGALSVLAGYAYTGGPLPLGYLGLGDFTVFVFMGLVIVGGAYYVQTGGVSATAVWAALPLAALVDGILVVNNLRDLDNDRVKGKRTLATVIGRGATRAHFLGLLAAAYLSLPAGTVTGALPAPALLPLLTLPSAARLWRVVRTTDEALALTLGGIRGTAQLHLRVGLLLAAGLLLARLW
- a CDS encoding Xaa-Pro peptidase family protein translates to MDYGARLDRLRRAMAEQGIALLAVPPGDDLRYLTGFSPLADERPCYLFLNDRAGLFLVPELNAHQSEGHIRQPFVTYTDAEGPEKALYAVRGQFRAPRTIAVGDTMRADALLHLQRIWPEASYLPASTVLAPLRMRKSAEEIEALRQAARTADAAMEAACAASRPGITEAEVAHAAGEGFRRAGADEVTFTTVASGPNSAFPHHHTGPRALRSGEPVLYDLGSRHQGYCSDITRMAYLGEPSPRYREIHRIVEDAVRAALEVIRPGTPIREVDLAARRVIERAGYGRFFTHRTGHGIGLSGHEPPSVTHTNEMPLEAGMAFSVEPGIYLPGEFGVRLEEIVIVTERGPVVLSALPRDLRVIAP
- the nth gene encoding endonuclease III; this translates as MPGRAPRPALPAAPAESPARRARRALRIVGLLKDRYPQIRIPLAHRDPFQLLVATILSAQCTDAMVNRVTPVLFEKFKTPRDFAAATPREIERLVKPTGFFRQKTRAILGMCRSLLERFGGRVPLTMDELVTLEGVGRKTANVVLSAKRLEPWGGGDDPADGLGIVVDTHVRRLSQRLGLASTDDPEKIEQELMRIIPRPEWAGFSLRLIHFGREVCTARNPGCGDCPLRPHCPSAPYRGAPPWMRRSRPATPPGRRR
- a CDS encoding M20/M25/M40 family metallo-hydrolase, whose product is MIDLDRVYAHIDEHFGRHLDRVQDFVRQPSISGEGVGMQEMAELVASAIRNLGGQSRIIPTAGWPVVYGELDQGAPRTLLLYGMYDVQPVAGEEWIVPPFGGQVVDDFEGLGPCLVNRGAANQKGPLAGAFNALASVQAVAGKLPVNVKFVVEGEEELGSRHLPEFIARHKDLLRADGTYFPAFAQDRRGKPILWLGVKGILFFEMVSRGGEWGGPTTRGIHGSQGAWIASPVWRMIHALKTMTSPDERLTIDGIYDNVRPPRPEDEEVLAALAQTFDPEVVLKGNDVRRFKHDLTGVDLLRRYLFDPILNIDGIAGGHYGPGTKTLLPHEVRVKMHVRLVPEMEPDEVRAKLQAHLRKIGCADFEVHYEEGYPWARMSHRAPISQAMIRTLRSFGHEPEIWPNIAGSAPFYLFQRVLGQPFTMGGMGHGGRQHSPNEYATVEGIRLFEKSVARFLYEFAAIRE
- a CDS encoding aspartate/glutamate racemase family protein, translated to MKLLYILPGSLSRTDLGRREVDRRLAILRRLAAPGTEVEITDVPEGPASIESAYEEYLSVPGTLQKVQEAARQGMDAAIIGCFGDPGVDAARELVEMLVVGPAESGMLFACTLGHRFSVVTVLDSVVAPLRHLAHRIGVAEKLASVRAVDIPVLELNTDRARSVSRMIALGRRAVEEDGADALVLGCMSMGFLEAHAEIASAVGVPVVNPVYAALRMAEALHGAGLRHSKRAYPVPPKLRTMPVG